The nucleotide window AGAAAGCAGAGCACTATCGGGTGAGGAAATAACCATTTGGCAAGATTGCAAAGACAAGATTAAAAGGTGGCACAGTAAAATTGCATCGGATCTACAACAGAAGGCGAGGGTAAGATGGATAGGATTGGGGGACGAGAATACCAGATATTTTCACTCGATAGTAAATAATCATATAGCCAGGAATAAGATCAGTGGTTTATGGATAAACGAGGTGTGGGTTTCAGACCCAAAGGAAATAAAAGCACAAATTTTTGATGACATTCCAAGAAAAATTCAAAGAACCAGTCTATGTGAGACCGAGAATTGGAGCAGGGGGTTTTAAAACGTTAAGTGGGGCAGAAGCAGATGGGTTAGTGAGTCAGTTTTTGATTCAGGAGGTAAGGATGGCAGTATGGGATTGTGGAATAGACAAGTCACCGGGACCGGACGGGATTACTTTCAAGTTCATAAAAGCATACTGGGAGGAAGTGAAAGGAATAATAATGGAGATTATGAACCAGTTCTATATCCACGGATTGATTCACCATCGTGCAGCGCCTCGTTTATTACCCTTATACCAAAGGTAACTGATCTGATTACTCTTTCAGATTTTAGGCCTATATCTCTAATTGGCGTGATAAACAAAATTATCTCTAAATTGTTAGCTAATAGAATCAAAAGGGTCATTAAGAATGTGGTATCAAATGTTCAATCGACATTCATGGCGGGTAGAAATATAATAGAAGGTCCATTAATTATAAATGAAGTGGTGGGTTGGGCAAAAAGATCGGGGAAGCGCTTGTTTGTATTCAAAGCAGATATAGAAAAAGCTTATGATACATTAAATTGGAAGTTCTTGATTTCCATTCTAACACATATGGGTTTCCCTCCAAGACGGAGAAATTGGGTTATAGGAATTCTATTTGCAGGGAAAGGATCAGTTTTGGTGAATGGTTCACCTACGGGCGAATTCCATTATAATAGAGGTTTAAGGCAAGGTGACCCTCTGTCTCCTTTTTTGTTCATCATTGCTATGGAGGCCCTACATGTGATGATGAAAAAAGCCGAAGAATATGATATGTTCCAAGGTGTAAAATTTCCATGGGAAGGGTCGTACTTGACACATATGTTTTATGCGGACGATGCCATATTTTTGGGGGAATGGGAGGAAAACAATGCAAAGAATCTTAAAAGGATTCTTCGTATTTTCTATTGAATATCAGGTTTAAAAGTCAACCCTCGGAAGAATCATTTATATGGGGTGGGTTCAAGTGTGGAGGAAGTAAGAAGTATGGCTTTATATTTTAATTGCAAAGAAGGAAAATTTCCGTTCGTATACTTAGGATTAAAAGTTGGAGCGAATATGAACAGAATGGCACATTGGAAGGAAGTTATTGATTTATTTAATAAAAGGCTCACAAATTGGAAGGCAAAAACGCTATCATTTGCTGGGAGAGTTATACTGGTTAAATCGGTTTTGGGTAGCTTACCAAATTATTACTTCTCCCTTTAAAAATGCCCAAGTGGTGTTTTAAAGGTTTTAGATGGGATACGGAGAAAATTCTTATGGGGAGGGAGCtcattaaacaataaaattagaTGGGTTAAATGGGAAAAAGTGGTTGCCTTGAAAGATTTTGGGGGGTTGGGAATCGGTAACTTGAGGGACATGAACTTGGCCCTCTTAGCAAAATGGTGGTGGAGATATAGGATGGAGCCGGACAACTTGTGGTCTAGAGTTATCGGCTCTTTACATGTAAATCAAAGAAGAATTGAATCAATACCTTTTaaaaaatccatggtgggggttCGGAAAAACATTGGGGAAATAGCGAAAGAGTTTATGAAGAATAATATAAATATCAATACAAGTTTCAGGAGTAAAGTGGGAATGGGGGACAAAACTTTGTTTTGGGTAGATATATGGCTGGGCGATGCACCGTTGAAGGATCAATTCCCATGTTTATATCAATTATCAACGCATAAAAAAGCAAAAGTTCAGGAAATGTATAAAATTGCGAATGGGGGAATCTTATGGGATTGGCTATGGATTAGAGTTCCGTACAGTAGTGATTCGGAGAAACAGGAGATGGATAGCCTGAAAGACCGTTTACAGGAAATAATTATAGAAAATAAGGGAGATATGTGGGTTTGGAGATATAATGAGGATGAAG belongs to Helianthus annuus cultivar XRQ/B chromosome 5, HanXRQr2.0-SUNRISE, whole genome shotgun sequence and includes:
- the LOC110943913 gene encoding uncharacterized protein LOC110943913; its protein translation is MVGVRKNIGEIAKEFMKNNININTSFRSKVGMGDKTLFWVDIWLGDAPLKDQFPCLYQLSTHKKAKVQEMYKIANGGILWDWLWIRVPYSSDSEKQEMDSLKDRLQEIIIENKGDMWVWRYNEDEEFSVKMVPSAVALRNKGMNIQDVMCKICGECEETTSHILLRCNFAKRVWNEVAKWTKTPMVNTEGNLSDILQAFLDSQRSRNVKKILHAIAVQSMWKLWLNRNDRIFAGRN